A genomic segment from Aegilops tauschii subsp. strangulata cultivar AL8/78 chromosome 1, Aet v6.0, whole genome shotgun sequence encodes:
- the LOC109775265 gene encoding LOW QUALITY PROTEIN: uncharacterized protein (The sequence of the model RefSeq protein was modified relative to this genomic sequence to represent the inferred CDS: inserted 1 base in 1 codon) yields the protein MHMHLRAKTPCPEMKACAVLELSSRSKSANGSSPLTQKKKAEESRNAKEKKVRGHRISWALPWLLSSCCEDAEPHGDIAADLKRVDRNLQAVLRKQRRLQLHAAYTADPTVHTRTLLRRQPTDPGIVGTRIEDDARLLVDRLTQTGRPATCEVVAIVGPDGLGKTRLARMVYESARVRCSFGTTSWVRLSRGYTEAGLLSQVIDAFGGDTKGGESVADLQAMLTGLVANKRFLLVVDDVWYGGVWEDVLQNPLGRGGKVLVTARRGSTAREMGASLVHRVKRLSTDDGWLLLRTAACVADDESQLEGVGERLVEKCGGIPLAIKAVAGVLRTREASADVWGEVLASPAWSVKGLPDDAMKALYLCYDDLPHHLKQCFLYCSLSPPGYTVERQVLVQHWMAERLVQTRSGASVEEVAEGYYDELVGRNLLQTTQEDVRGCTMHEALHALAQLLLQGEGFTGDGQRLPDDGDTSFRPRRVSLPGRNMATIPESILNSERIRTLLLPRNPLATEGNIFTRLHHQLRVLDLSETGIELIPETLGNMVHLRLLNLSRTGIQAVPESIGNLWSLNFLLLRECKSLHALPKGMKHLRRLRDLDLAGTTIAAAAFRVGQLRSLTSLQCFAVASKEDRGGWPLAELKHLCQLRILHVHKLERSPGRSEAAEVALASKMSLRELALSCSDDTVSQPQTPTAVRKIEDVLEELNPPPCLESLKIAGYFGAKFPSWLSDISLPNLRHLHIIGCNLCQSLPPLGLMPELRSLSIVDSSALTSIDAEFMGKCHHPEVPFPKLENLRLQGLRKLETWMDIEAGALPSLQAMQLESCPELRRLPGGLRHVTSLVELRIVDMASLEAVEDIIALRELSVWNAPDLKKLSDMPSLEDLSISHCPVLQTVENVDSLRAVRIFDHQLQEIPRWIKALAATLRSLDVTSTIKLLKRSLVDGPDWPLIKDIVQVHGSTTGSGDYIYYSKSPYIFDSNVNAQGNLETAASDSADEALAENRNANQDVGVAASGTGYMHISGFFDSKAVKKGAPMAEGNVTHRNTERRNSRRRIHKLAEVIPEEGETEEDADSAVLFPAHPTKAHLRVDKQRPVVKDDRSGNNDTGLLSKVTPQETGPDATRRRRSKMGEDVHTDAGAAGDSSVSKSAAAVGHNLVREGSRVINSTETDQNSNISVRQSEKCTLNKGEDFANISKQTRRVHDTASKVPTQVVGSDSKVFGNDKTENSSPAVMARSRQVTFNIREDDHADAAVHSPNTINQKNVGKVKVTTTSASASTNARTMPEIPSDREVAPKSVGTIDSSLILEVHHTVSITKDSTCTGVDNIGGHMEDRSISLPANPNHEESKACSATETTCDSEPCMLPASLAWRKQRGPKKQEASFAGAGGGIGASIEKIPRMANETSEKVTYKSKAGRVEHPSTGASKNTDPHSKPACTPSCTIGTTEATMAYRHHTSSHADDDNAHFSIDIKADDSHQAPKVYTAIWADTDTDTLRARFLSSMQHHHRMASRRRHRRRRAKHGSGNTWSISPVLVVVLLVISVAQLLFIIWMYRRLLNQKVADGEPNPYPPVAEDDEIPNSPPAPPKREIVRVTNKTIRVPINLPLFFPLXSRFSVLDGGGTWQEKASAFSSVGSSAKRGADAGALDPAVFKRFNGSSPPPLRRQRGAHEQQRRARGGARGQPEAEAAGDEEGEGKARWPRRGQPWPVQPL from the exons ATGCATATGCACCTAAGAGCCAAAACACCGTGTCCGGAAATGAAAGCGTGTGCGGTGCTGGAGCTGAGTTCCCGGTCCAAGTCGGCTAACGGGTCGAGCCCATTAACTCAGAAGAAGAAGGCAGAAGAAAGCCGGaacgcaaaagaaaaaaaagtcaGAGGGCACAGAA TTAGCTGG GCTCTGCCTTGGCTGCTATCCTCCTGCTGCGAGGACGCCGAGCCCCACGGCGACATCGCCGCCGACCTCAAGCGCGTGGACCGGAACCTGCAGGCGGTCCTGAGGAAGCAGCGGCGGCTGCAGCTCCACGCGGCGTACACGGCCGATCCCACCGTCCATACGCGGACGTTGCTGAGGCGCCAGCCAACTGATCCAGGCATCGTCGGCACAAGGATCGAAGACGACGCCCGCCTGCTCGTCGATCGGCTGACGCAGACGGGCAGGCCAGCCACATGCGAGGTCGTCGCCATCGTCGGACCGGACGGCCTCGGCAAGACCAGGCTCGCGAGGATGGTGTACGAGAGcgcgagggtgcgttgcagcttCGGGACAACCTCATGGGTTCGCCTCTCCAGAGGGTACACGGAGGCCGGCCTGCTCTCGCAGGTCATCGACGCCTTTGGGGGCGACACCAAGGGCGGCGAGAGCGTCGCCGACCTCCAGGCAATGCTGACAGGCCTGGTGGCGAACAAGAGGTTCCTGCTCGTGGTCGACGACGTGTGGTACGGCGGGGTGTGGGAGGACGTGCTGCAGAACCCACTGGGCCGCGGCGGCAAGGTGCTGGTCACAGCGCGGCGCGGCAGCACTGCCCGCGAGATGGGCGCCAGCCTTGTCCACCGGGTGAAGAGGCTCAGCACCGACGACGGCTGGCTGCTGCTCCGCACGGCGGCGTGCGTGGCTGACGACGAGAGCCAGCTGGAGGGCGTCGGCGAAAGGCTCGTCGAGAAGTGCGGCGGCATCCCTCTGGCCATCAAGGCGGTCGCCGGCGTGCTGAGAACACGGGAGGCCAGCGCCGACGTGTGGGGCGAGGTGCTCGCGAGCCCCGCGTGGTCGGTGAAGGGGCTGCCGGACGACGCCATGAAGGCGCTGTACCTGTGCTACGATGACCTGCCGCACCACCTGAAGCAATGCTTCCTGTACTGCTCGCTGTCCCCCCCGGGCTACACCGTCGAGAGGCAGGTGCTCGTGCAGCACTGGATGGCCGAGCGCTTGGTGCAGACCAGGAGCGGCGCCTCCGTCGAGGAGGTAGCCGAGGGGTACTACGATGAGCTCGTCGGCAGGAACCTTCTCCAGACGACGCAGGAAGACGTGCGCGGATGCACGATGCACGAAGCGCTGCATGCTCTGGCGCAGCTGCTCCTGCAAGGCGAGGGCTTCACCGGCGACGGCCAGCGGCTGCCCGACGACGGCGACACCTCCTTCAGGCCACGGCGCGTCTCCCTTCCAGGAAGAAACATGGCTACGATACCAGAGAGCATCCTGAATTCGGAGAGGATAAGAACGCTGCTGCTTCCCAGGAACCCACTGGCAACCGAAGGAAACATCTTCACGAGGCTGCATCATCAGCTGCGAGTCCTCGACCTGAGTGAAACAGGAATTGAGCTCATCCCAGAGACTCTGGGGAATATGGTTCACCTGAGGCTCCTCAACCTGTCCCGGACGGGGATACAGGCGGTTCCAGAGTCCATCGGCAACCTGTGGAGCCTGAACTTCTTGCTGCTGAGGGAGTGCAAGTCACTGCATGCTCTGCCCAAAGGCATGAAGCACCTGAGGAGGCTCAGAGACCTTGACCTGGCTGGAACGACGATCGCCGCCGCGGCGTTCAGGGTAGGCCAGCTGAGAAGCCTCACGTCGCTCCAGTGCTTCGCCGTGGCCAGCAAAGAGGACAGGGGCGGGTGGCCTCTGGCTGAGCTCAAGCACTTGTGCCAGCTGAGGATACTCCATGTGCACAAGCTCGAGAGGTCCCCCGGTCGGTCTGAGGCAGCTGAAGTGGCACTTGCCAGCAAGATGAGCCTCAGGGAGCTCGCGCTGTCATGCAGCGACGACACTGTGAGTCAGCCGCAGACACCAACGGCTGTCAGGAAGATCGAGGATGTGCTTGAAGAGCTCAACCCTCCACCGTGCCTCGAGTCGCTGAAGATTGCCGGCTATTTTGGGGCCAAGTTCCCCAGCTGGCTCTCAGACATTTCCCTCCCAAATCTTCGCCACCTCCACATCATCGGGTGCAACTTGTGCCAGTCCCTCCCTCCACTAGGCCTGATGCCAGAGCTGAGATCGTTGAGCATTGTCGATTCTTCAGCTCTCACGTCAATCGATGCAGAGTTCATGGGCAAATGCCACCACCCTGAGGTACCTTTTCCAAAGCTCGAGAACCTGCGCTTGCAAGGATTACGTAAGCTTGAAACATGGATGGATATCGAGGCAGGAGCGTTGCCCTCTTTGCAGGCGATGCAACTCGAGAGCTGCCCTGAGCTGCGACGCCTGCCTGGCGGCCTCAGACACGTGACATCCCTGGTGGAGCTGCGCATAGTGGACATGGCGAGTCTCGAGGCTGTGGAGGACATTATTGCACTGAGAGAATTGAGCGTTTGGAACGCACCTGATCTGAAGAAGTTATCAGACATGCCTTCCCTTGAGGACCTTAGCATATCCCACTGCCCAGTGCTGCAGACTGTGGAGAACGTCGACAGCCTGCGAGCAGTGCGCATATTTGATCATCAGTTGCAGGAGATCCCAAGATGGATCAAGGCGCTTGCAGCGACGCTGCGCTCGCTGGATGTCACAAGCACGATCAAGCTGCTCAAAAGGAGCCTGGTGGATGGCCCAGACTGGCCCCTGATCAAGGACATTGTACAGGTTCACGGGTCGACGACTGGTTCCGGTGATTACATATACTATTCCAAGAGCCCTTACATCTTTGATAGCAATGTGAATGCTCAAGGAAACCTTGAAACTGCTGCTTCTGATAGTGCTGATGAGGCGTTGGCAGAAAACAGAAATGCCAATCAAGATGTTGGGGTTGCAGCTTCAGGTACTGGTTATATGCACATCAGTGGCTTCTTCGACTCAAAAGCAGTGAAAAAGGGAGCTCCCATGGCTGAAGGCAATGTGACCCATAGGAACACAGAAAGGAGAAATAGCCGACGTCGCATACATAAGCTGGCAGAAGTTATTCCTGAAGAGGGTGAAACTGAGGAAGATGCAGATTCAGCTGTGCTGTTTCCTGCTCATCCAACTAAAGCCCATTTACGAGTGGATAAACAGCGTCCTGTTGTTAAAGATGATCGTAGTGGCAATAACGATACAGGCTTGCTGTCAAAAGTTACCCCTCAAGAAACTGGTCCTGATGCAACTAGGCGAAGAAGGTCAAAGATGGGAGAGGATGTTCATACTGATGCTGGCGCTGCTGGGGATTCTTCTGTTAGCAAATCTGCTGCTGCAGTTGGTCATAACTTGGTCCGTGAAGGGTCTCGAGTAATCAACAGTACTGAAACTGATCAAAATTCAAACATCAGTGTACGTCAAAGCGAGAAATGCACATTGAATAAAGGAGAGGACTTTGCTAACATCAGTAAACAGACCAGGAGAGTTCATGACACTGCAAGTAAGGTGCCAACACAAGTAGTAGGCAGTGACTCTAAAGTATTTGGTAATGATAAAACTGAAAATAGTTCACCTGCTGTCATGGCTCGCTCCAGGCAAGTAACATTCAACATAAGAGAAGACGATCATGCTGACGCCGCTGTACATTCACCGAACACAATTAATCAGAAGAATGTCGGCAAGGTAAAAGTGACAACAACTTCTGCAAGTGCAAGCACAAATGCAAGAACAATGCCAGAAATTCCATCAGACAGAGAAGTGGCACCAAAATCTGTTGGCACTATTGATAGCAGTTTAATCCTTGAAGTTCATCACACAGTAAGTATTACTAAAGATTCTACTTGTACTGGTGTTGATAACATTGGTGGTCATATGGAGGACAGGAGCATCAGTTTGCCAGCCAATCCAAATCACGAAGAATCTAAAGCATGCAGCGCTACTGAAACCACGTGCGATTCAGAGCCTTGCATGTTGCCTGCAAGTTTAGCCTGGCGCAAGCAACGGGGACCGAAGAAGCAAGAAGCCAGTTTCGCAGGCGCAGGCGGTGGCATAGGCGCATCCATCGAGAAAATTCCTCGCATGGCAAACGAAACCTCGGAGAAAGTTACCTACAAAAGCAAGGCTGGGCGAGTGGAACATCCATCTACTGGAGCATCCAAGAACACCGATCCACATTCGAAGCCCGCGTGCACACCCTCTTGTACCATCGGTACAACTGAAGCAACCATGGCATACAGACACCACACCAGCAGCCACGCCGACGATGACAATGCTCATTTCTCCATCGACATCAAGGCCGACGACTCGCATCAGGCACCAAAGGTGTACACCGCCATTTGGGCAGACACCGACACGGACACCCTGCGAGCTCGGTTCCTCAGCTCGATGCAGCACCACCACAGGATGGCCTCCCGCCGTCGTCATCGCCGCCGTAGGGCAAAGCACGGCTCTGGGAACACGTGGAGCATCAGCCCGGTTTTGGTGGTCGTCCTCCTTGTCATCTCTGTGGCCCAGCTTTTGTTCATCATCTGGATGTACCGCAGGCTCCTGAACCAAAA AGTCGCCGATGGGGAACCAAATCCCTACCCGCCGGTAGCGGAGGACGATGAGATTCCGAactccccgccggcgccgccgaaGCGGGAGATCGTCAGGGTCACCAACAAGACCATCAGGGTACCAATCAATCTGCCCTTGTTCTTCCCAT CGTCACGCTTCTCCGTTCTTGATGGCGGCGGGACCTGGCAGGAGAAGGCGAGCGCGTTCTCGTCGGTGGGCTCCTCGGCGAAGCGCGGGGCCGACGCGGGCGCTCTGGACCCGGCGGTGTTCAAGCGGTTCAACGGCTCGTCGCCCCCA CCCCTTCG GAGGCAACGAGGGGCGCACGAGCAGCAACGCCGGGCACGTGGTGGTGCTCGGGGACAACCCGAAGCCGAGGCcgccggcgacgaggagggggaggggaaggCTCGCTGGCCGCGGCGAGGGCAGCCGTGGCCTGTACAACCACTGTAA
- the LOC141042488 gene encoding uncharacterized protein: MAVVLGAFVPDTAARWRGVVEREVAQELGVAAAARKLAARLESVAAVLGDAEAQAAGGDEATARWLAEVRAAAYEADGAVDRCRVAARRLGGREPKQPPQQQQARLLPLT, encoded by the coding sequence ATGGCCGTGGTGCTCGGCGCGTTCGTGCCGGACACCGCGGCGCGGTGGCGCGGCGTGGTGGAACGGGAGGTGGCGCAGGAGCTGGGCGTCGCGGCGGCCGCGAGGAAGCTGGCGGCGAGGCTGGAGAGCGTGGCCGCCGTGCTGGGCGACGCCGAGGCGCAGGCGGCGGGCGGGGACGAGGCCACCGCGCGGTGGCTCGCCGAGGTACGCGCCGCGGCGTACGAGGCAGACGGCGCCGTCGACCGGTGCAGGGTCGCCGCGCGCCGGCTCGGGGGCAGGGAACCCAAGCAGCCGCCGCAGCAGCAGCAGGCGAGATTACTGCCTCTGACTTGA